The Fortiea contorta PCC 7126 genome has a segment encoding these proteins:
- a CDS encoding 1-acyl-sn-glycerol-3-phosphate acyltransferase, protein MTTNYEFDWFDWFCLYYPPGWLIIFNRHWQHYHTDPEGWNWLEYGLFLVPGGFYLALLMRWLRLGCRPPQAQHQEFSPQYQQAFHREILAPIVKHYFRGELQQTENLPQTGPMIVAMNHAGMCFPWDFVALGYLLSQTRSWVVQPLAEVSLFEHPWMIWWLPPGWSQVLGGVRAEWSDFAAATKAGKIILYAPEGLRGPLKGWRRRYQLQKFDVSFVKLSDRYQIPILPVSCIGSESLHPWTINLQGLQKFFKLPFLPLSPLMILLILFPSMGVWGMKTRLRYFIQPLQPATTTANNRRTLIYHQAQQLREKLQQQITQLLLHRH, encoded by the coding sequence TTGACCACAAACTATGAGTTTGACTGGTTTGACTGGTTCTGTCTTTATTATCCTCCCGGCTGGCTGATTATTTTTAATCGCCACTGGCAACATTATCATACTGATCCGGAAGGTTGGAACTGGTTAGAATATGGATTATTTCTTGTTCCTGGGGGATTCTATCTCGCCTTATTGATGCGCTGGTTGCGTCTTGGTTGTCGTCCTCCCCAAGCACAACACCAAGAATTCTCACCCCAATATCAACAAGCTTTCCATCGAGAAATTCTCGCTCCCATAGTCAAACACTATTTTCGAGGAGAATTACAACAAACAGAAAACTTACCACAAACCGGCCCCATGATTGTAGCGATGAATCATGCAGGGATGTGCTTTCCCTGGGACTTTGTAGCCTTGGGTTATCTGTTGAGTCAAACACGCAGTTGGGTAGTGCAACCCCTAGCTGAGGTATCATTGTTTGAACATCCGTGGATGATTTGGTGGCTTCCACCGGGATGGTCGCAAGTATTAGGTGGAGTGCGTGCAGAGTGGAGTGATTTTGCCGCCGCCACCAAAGCAGGTAAAATAATTCTCTACGCACCAGAAGGCTTACGCGGGCCTTTGAAAGGCTGGCGCCGACGCTATCAATTACAAAAATTTGATGTTAGTTTTGTAAAACTAAGCGATCGCTATCAAATTCCCATTCTACCAGTTTCCTGTATTGGTAGTGAATCCTTGCATCCCTGGACAATCAACCTCCAAGGATTGCAAAAATTCTTCAAATTACCGTTTCTGCCCCTTTCCCCCCTCATGATACTCTTAATTTTATTTCCCTCCATGGGCGTCTGGGGAATGAAAACCCGACTGCGTTATTTCATTCAACCTCTGCAACCAGCAACAACAACAGCAAATAATAGACGCACACTCATCTATCATCAAGCGCAGCAACTGCGAGAAAAACTGCAACAGCAAATTACACAACTGCTGCTTCATCGCCATTAA
- the hisG gene encoding ATP phosphoribosyltransferase produces the protein MLTVALPKGELLKNSIRLLQSVGLDFSAFLEAGNRQLQITDASGQAKGLLVRGQDVPVYVEYGQAQLGIIGYDLLREKKPQVAQLVDLQFGGCRLSVAVKTASVYKSPLDLPPNSRVASKYVNCAREYFQSLDLQVEIVPLSGSVELGPITGMSEAIVDLVSTGRTLRENGLVEIEVLYESTARLIAHPLSYRLNSDNLHQLVESMRSQLLSSV, from the coding sequence ATGTTGACTGTTGCATTGCCAAAAGGGGAACTACTCAAAAATAGCATCCGGTTGCTGCAATCTGTAGGACTAGATTTTAGTGCTTTTTTAGAAGCAGGAAATCGCCAACTGCAAATCACCGATGCTAGCGGACAAGCCAAAGGACTGCTGGTACGCGGACAGGATGTACCTGTTTATGTAGAATATGGTCAGGCGCAACTGGGTATTATTGGTTATGATTTATTGCGGGAGAAAAAACCGCAGGTTGCTCAGTTGGTTGATTTACAGTTTGGTGGTTGTCGCTTGTCAGTCGCAGTCAAAACAGCCAGTGTCTACAAATCACCCCTAGACTTACCACCCAATAGTCGTGTGGCTTCCAAATATGTTAACTGTGCGCGAGAATATTTCCAAAGTCTGGATTTACAGGTAGAAATTGTGCCGTTATCTGGTTCAGTGGAACTAGGGCCAATTACAGGAATGTCAGAAGCCATCGTTGATTTGGTTTCCACTGGGCGGACACTACGAGAAAATGGTCTGGTTGAAATTGAGGTTTTATATGAAAGTACAGCCAGATTGATTGCTCATCCCCTGAGTTACCGTCTCAATAGCGATAATTTGCATCAATTAGTGGAAAGTATGCGATCGCAACTCCTATCTTCAGTTTAA
- a CDS encoding WD40 repeat domain-containing protein, with the protein MEPGLRLLVQLVIEFAPLIVSLIQKTKETVVNTQEFVPITNGAIPKNSYLAEFEREKIWRQELAVYQRETILEKAKQERETSQKLPEFDKIFANWPLRLSPTQLLEPRHSHSHKPLKIFLAPPQIKFDNFAKDEGEIIEIELILAEGLRSFLNQHYSLHSAVRATEFLAGAWDSKRFHSESSIKALFGMLKTEPILILESEHDGDYLNFRVAYWGLGQDNYYYKTISRLPYKQLLEESAISRALEWKQVRNQLLEFGEELAVINNVGGDNVRNLEIWEKTEKWRSQGIDISKLSGKYQFNYQDIENLCQVLIACHCMVASWMVDVYHLMHHEVSPILPELLPSLCKNKIDLQSVRSLALSYQQLYQEKSDSLPQIAVQLAQSLADLNDRTWAKTQIDYSINTWLQLRQVSPSAALNPLKAMQSVIKAGDEVYIQRLKAYFTAISDTQSLLEVEQLLQAIALLPNQSAPEYATIANTIKGNTAEITSLALTPDGETIVSGCADKTIKLWSLHSGKLIRTLTGNSGPVSSVAVSSQGNFLAVGSCEHPQSNVKVWNYKTGKLLHTLLGHQKPVNLVVISPDGEILASGSNKIKIWDLQKSDRICTLWHSSAVYTAAISPDGTILVSGGADTKIRLWNPRTGEPLQTLVAHKDQVKSLAITTDGTTLLSGSADKTIKIWHLSTGKLLHTFTAHAREVTTLAVSADGRTLFSGSADSTIKIWRLPTGELLQTLTAHSGGVNSLALSTDGQWLVSGSCDQSIKIWRVNNL; encoded by the coding sequence ATGGAGCCAGGATTAAGATTACTTGTCCAACTGGTGATTGAGTTTGCACCCCTGATTGTCTCTCTGATTCAGAAAACTAAGGAAACTGTTGTCAATACTCAAGAATTCGTACCAATTACTAATGGCGCAATTCCTAAAAATAGCTATTTGGCAGAATTTGAACGAGAAAAAATTTGGCGACAAGAATTAGCAGTTTACCAGCGAGAGACAATTTTAGAAAAAGCCAAGCAAGAACGAGAAACGTCTCAAAAGCTGCCGGAATTTGACAAAATTTTTGCTAATTGGCCCTTGCGCTTATCGCCTACACAATTATTAGAACCTCGTCACAGTCATAGCCACAAACCACTGAAAATTTTTCTAGCGCCTCCCCAAATTAAATTTGATAATTTTGCGAAGGATGAAGGGGAAATTATCGAAATTGAGCTAATTTTAGCTGAAGGTTTACGCAGCTTTCTCAATCAGCATTACTCTTTGCATTCTGCTGTCAGGGCGACAGAATTTTTAGCGGGTGCGTGGGATAGTAAACGGTTTCATAGTGAATCTAGTATCAAAGCATTATTTGGGATGTTGAAAACAGAACCAATTTTGATATTGGAGTCAGAACATGATGGCGATTATCTCAATTTTCGCGTCGCTTACTGGGGATTGGGACAGGATAATTATTACTATAAAACTATTTCGCGGTTGCCTTATAAACAACTTTTAGAGGAGTCAGCTATCAGTCGCGCTCTGGAGTGGAAGCAGGTAAGAAATCAACTGCTGGAATTCGGAGAAGAATTAGCCGTAATTAATAATGTTGGTGGCGATAATGTCAGAAATTTGGAAATTTGGGAGAAGACTGAAAAATGGCGAAGTCAGGGTATTGATATTAGTAAATTGTCTGGTAAATACCAATTTAATTATCAGGATATCGAAAATCTTTGCCAGGTTTTAATTGCTTGTCACTGTATGGTTGCTAGCTGGATGGTGGATGTCTATCATTTGATGCATCATGAAGTATCTCCCATACTGCCGGAATTATTGCCGAGTTTGTGCAAAAATAAGATTGATTTACAATCAGTGCGATCGCTCGCTCTGAGTTATCAGCAACTCTATCAGGAAAAATCTGACTCTCTTCCACAGATAGCTGTACAATTAGCTCAAAGTTTAGCTGATTTAAACGATCGCACTTGGGCTAAAACACAGATTGATTATTCGATCAACACATGGCTGCAACTGCGTCAAGTCTCACCATCAGCAGCCCTTAACCCCCTAAAAGCGATGCAATCAGTGATTAAGGCAGGAGATGAAGTATACATCCAACGCCTCAAAGCTTATTTTACCGCCATTAGTGACACTCAAAGTCTTCTCGAAGTTGAGCAACTTTTACAAGCGATCGCTCTTTTACCTAACCAAAGTGCTCCAGAATATGCTACCATAGCCAATACGATCAAGGGGAACACCGCAGAAATTACCTCCCTCGCCCTGACTCCAGATGGGGAAACTATCGTCAGCGGGTGTGCAGACAAAACCATTAAACTTTGGAGTCTCCACAGCGGGAAACTCATCCGCACTCTCACAGGAAACTCAGGCCCAGTATCCTCAGTTGCTGTCAGTTCCCAAGGAAACTTCCTCGCGGTGGGTAGTTGCGAACACCCCCAAAGTAACGTCAAAGTCTGGAACTACAAAACTGGTAAATTACTCCACACTCTCTTAGGGCATCAAAAACCAGTAAACTTAGTCGTAATTAGTCCCGATGGAGAGATTCTCGCTAGCGGGAGTAATAAAATCAAGATTTGGGATTTGCAAAAAAGCGATCGCATTTGCACCCTTTGGCATTCATCGGCAGTCTATACTGCAGCTATCAGTCCTGACGGTACAATTTTAGTGAGTGGTGGTGCGGATACCAAAATTAGGTTATGGAATCCCCGCACTGGCGAACCATTGCAAACACTCGTCGCTCATAAGGATCAAGTTAAATCTCTCGCCATTACTACAGACGGGACAACTCTCCTCAGTGGCAGTGCTGACAAAACCATCAAAATTTGGCATCTAAGCACAGGCAAATTATTGCACACATTCACCGCCCACGCAAGAGAAGTAACAACCTTAGCCGTGAGTGCAGATGGTAGAACCCTATTCAGCGGTAGCGCTGACAGCACCATCAAAATCTGGCGTCTCCCCACAGGTGAACTACTCCAAACCCTGACAGCACACAGCGGTGGGGTAAACTCCCTCGCTTTAAGCACAGATGGACAGTGGCTGGTGAGTGGTAGCTGTGATCAGAGTATCAAAATTTGGCGCGTGAATAACTTGTAA
- a CDS encoding phenylpyruvate tautomerase MIF-related protein: MPLIKVQTSVAAPEAAEIELMLKSLSAKLAKHTGKPESYVMTAFEAGIAMTFAGSTEPVCYIEIKSVGAMKPEQTEAMSQDFCQQIHHYLSVPQNRIYIEFTDAKGAMWGWNSTTFA; the protein is encoded by the coding sequence ATGCCATTAATCAAAGTCCAAACTTCTGTAGCTGCGCCAGAAGCGGCTGAAATTGAGCTAATGCTGAAAAGTCTATCAGCTAAATTAGCAAAACATACAGGAAAGCCAGAATCTTATGTTATGACTGCTTTTGAAGCCGGAATTGCTATGACATTCGCCGGTAGTACAGAACCAGTTTGTTACATAGAAATTAAGAGTGTTGGCGCCATGAAACCTGAGCAAACTGAAGCGATGAGTCAGGATTTTTGTCAGCAAATTCACCACTATCTCAGCGTTCCTCAAAATCGCATTTACATAGAATTTACGGATGCTAAAGGGGCGATGTGGGGTTGGAATAGCACAACTTTTGCTTAA
- the rppA gene encoding two-component system response regulator RppA, with protein sequence MRILLVDDEVELADPLIRVLTREGYIVDVAYEGTSGSSLAQSGSYDLLILDWMLPGTTGLEICQELRRQGKTTPVLFLTAKDTLDDRVQGLDAGADDYLVKPFELRELLARVRALLRRSGAESYSAAAKRLTVADLELDSDNQIAYRQGRVIELSHKESQLLQYFMEHTGQLLTHAQIMHHLWTDDEQPSSNVIAALIRLLRRKIEVGKEGMLIHTVYGKGYRFGAGFVESV encoded by the coding sequence ATGAGAATTTTATTAGTTGATGACGAGGTTGAATTAGCTGATCCTTTAATTCGCGTGCTTACCCGTGAAGGTTATATCGTAGATGTGGCTTATGAAGGAACTAGCGGTAGCAGTCTAGCACAATCAGGCAGTTATGATTTGTTGATTTTAGATTGGATGCTACCTGGAACCACAGGGTTAGAAATTTGTCAAGAATTGCGTCGCCAAGGTAAAACTACGCCGGTGCTGTTTCTCACTGCTAAGGATACTTTAGACGATCGCGTCCAAGGTTTAGATGCCGGTGCGGATGATTATTTAGTGAAACCTTTTGAGTTACGGGAATTGTTAGCCAGAGTCCGGGCTTTGTTGCGGCGTTCGGGTGCAGAGTCTTACAGTGCTGCTGCCAAGCGGTTGACTGTTGCTGATTTGGAACTGGATAGCGACAACCAAATAGCTTATCGTCAAGGACGGGTAATTGAATTATCCCACAAAGAAAGTCAGTTGTTGCAATATTTTATGGAGCACACGGGACAACTGCTAACTCATGCTCAAATTATGCATCATTTGTGGACGGATGATGAGCAACCGAGTAGTAATGTGATTGCGGCTTTAATTCGGCTGTTGCGGCGGAAAATTGAGGTGGGGAAGGAAGGGATGTTGATTCACACTGTGTATGGTAAGGGTTATCGTTTTGGTGCGGGGTTTGTGGAGTCGGTTTAG